A window of Infirmifilum lucidum contains these coding sequences:
- a CDS encoding DUF3782 domain-containing protein → MEPDIERVVRALREEVGKLSRMVDALCAMYGLISEEEFREEIRRALREEHGLVVEKWEYFDSEGYVYSVPFHVEVYVVACGPGVVLVEVLPHARRGDVAAFKRKAELYERVTGRKPYKLVIASPHFEDRAIETCKVLGIEPCTGA, encoded by the coding sequence ATGGAGCCGGACATTGAGAGGGTGGTTCGAGCCCTGAGGGAGGAGGTGGGGAAGCTATCGAGGATGGTGGACGCGCTGTGCGCGATGTACGGGTTGATCAGCGAGGAGGAGTTCCGCGAGGAGATAAGGAGGGCGCTCAGAGAGGAGCACGGGTTGGTGGTTGAGAAGTGGGAGTACTTTGACAGCGAGGGCTACGTGTACTCGGTGCCCTTCCACGTCGAGGTCTACGTCGTGGCGTGCGGCCCAGGGGTAGTGCTCGTGGAGGTTCTACCCCACGCGAGGCGGGGCGACGTGGCGGCGTTCAAGAGGAAGGCTGAGCTCTACGAGAGGGTGACTGGACGCAAGCCGTACAAGCTGGTGATCGCGAGCCCGCACTTCGAGGACAGGGCCATCGAGACTTGCAAGGTGCTAGGCATCGAGCCGTGCACAGGCGCTTAG
- a CDS encoding anhydro-N-acetylmuramic acid kinase, whose product MAVLAHEALNSTPTSVPGATGAKKQVVLGSIAP is encoded by the coding sequence CTGGCCCACGAGGCGCTAAACTCCACACCCACAAGCGTCCCAGGCGCTACCGGGGCGAAGAAACAAGTAGTACTGGGGTCTATAGCCCCGTGA
- a CDS encoding DUF5817 domain-containing protein: protein MYVVVSCPRCGQLKIARAGTKTTQCPRCGSRFSVEKNLYTRRVFERLEDAREFLRSVTV, encoded by the coding sequence ATGTACGTTGTCGTCTCCTGCCCGAGGTGCGGCCAGCTCAAGATTGCGAGAGCCGGGACGAAGACCACGCAGTGCCCGCGCTGCGGCTCGAGGTTCAGCGTGGAGAAGAACCTCTACACGAGGCGCGTCTTCGAGAGGCTCGAGGACGCCAGGGAGTTCCTCAGGAGCGTAACTGTCTAG